The following nucleotide sequence is from Pasteurella multocida.
CTAAGCCCATTTCTTCTAAGATTAAGCACATTTCAGAGCGGATATCATGTGCGCTATCAATCGGGGCGACCGCACAATAACCGCCTTTTTTGAGTGGACGATAAGCGTTGTTACCGTCTTCATATTTTTTATTCGTATTCCACGCAGCCTCAATATCATCAACAGAATAACTGCTACGGTTCATCGAGACATTGAAACGAACATCATCAAATAAGAAAAATTCTGGTTCAGGTCCAAAGAGGGCTTCATCGGCTATTCCCGTTGAACGCATATAGTTTTCGGCACGAATCGCAATAGAACGTGGATCACGATCGTAGCTTTGCATAGTAGAGGGTTCGTAGATACTGCAACGGAGGGAAAGGGTAGGAATTTGAGCAAAAGGATCAACCACAGCTGTTTCTGGCATTGGCATCAAGAGCATATCTGCTTTATTGATTGCCTTCCATCCTTCAACGGAAGAACCGTCGAACATTTTACCGTCTTCAAATAAATCTTCATCAACAAGATTAACAGGAAGCGAAACACCGTGTTCTTTCCCCTTAATATCGGTAAAGCGAAGTAAAACAAATTTGATATCGTATTCTTCAATCAGCTTGAATACGTTGGCGATAGCGGAGGTGTCTGACATAGAGGATCCTTAGTGTTAGAAGCGTATTTAAAATAATTCAGTATAATAAAAGTTATACTATAAATCTAGTATTTTATTCGTGTTTTTCGGATATATCCCTACACTTTATTTCGTGTATAATACATGGATTATGCACACTAATAAATTAGTGGAGGAGAGATGGATAAGTTCGCAGAACATGAAATACCGAAAGCCGTTATTGTTGCAGGGAATGGCGAGAGTTTAAGTCAAATTGATTATAGGTTGTTACCGAAAAATTATGATGTGTTTCGTTGTAATCAATTTTATTTTGAAGAACGCTATTTTTTAGGAAACAAGATAAAAGCGGTTTTCTTCACGCCAGGGGTCTTTCTTGAGCAATATTATACACTTTATCATCTCAAGAGAAACAATGAGTATTTTGTTGATAATGTGATTCTCTCTTCTTTTAATCATCCTACAGTAGATTTAGAAAAGAGTCAGAAAATACAAGCACTTTTTATTGATGTGATCAACGGATATGAAAAGCATTTATCTAAACTCACTGCTTTTGATGTTTATCTGCGCTATAAAGAATTATATGAGAATCAAAGAATTACATCTGGCGTATATATGTGTGCAGTTGCTATTGCGATGGGATATACAGATATTTACTTAACTGGTATAGATTTTTATCAAGCGAGCGAAGAAAACTACGCATTCGATAATAAAAAGCCTAATATTATTAGGTTATTGCCTGATTTTCGGAAAGAAAAAAACACTCTTTTCTTATCATAGTAAAGATATTGATTTGGAAGCATTATCTTTTTTACAACAGCATTATCATGTTAATTTTTATTCGATTTCACCAATGAGCCCTTTGTCTAAACATTTTCCTATTCCAACTGTAGAGGATGATTGTGAAACAACTTTTGTTGCGCCACTAAAAGAAAATTACATTAATGATATATTGTTGCCTCCTCATTTTGTATATGAAAAATTAGGGACCATCGTGTCTAAGAAATCACGTTTTCATTCTAACTTGATTGTCAGGTTGATTAGAGACTTATTGAAATTACCGAGTGCACTTAAACACTATTTAAAAGAAAAATAGCAGTTTTTATGGCTCTAGGGGGAGGATCTGTTGTATAATCTTGCCCCTTTCACACACTTTTTCGCTAAAAGTGCGGTCAGAAAAAGAACTTTTTCCTATTTCAATATATAAGATTTTCTCAATGACAGATAAAATAGATATCAATAAATTGCGTAATATCGCAATTATCGCCCACGTTGACCACGGTAAAACTACCCTCGTTGATAAACTTTTACAACAATCCGGCACATTAGAGGCATCACGTAATGAAAGTGATGAGCGTGTCATGGACTCTAATGACATCGAAAAAGAACGTGGTATTACCATTTTAGCTAAGAATACCGCCATTAATTGGAATGACTATCGCATTAATATCGTAGACACCCCAGGACACGCAGACTTCGGTGGTGAAGTGGAACGTGTGATGTCAATGGTAGATTGTGTACTTTTAATTGTAGATGCTTTTGATGGTCCAATGCCACAAACGCGTTTTGTGACTCAAAAAGCGTTTGCCCACGGTTTAAAACCAATAGTGGTGATTAACAAAGTTGACCGTCCAGGCGCGCGCCCTGACTGGGTAGTGGATCAAGTTTTTGATCTTTTTGTCAACTTAGGTGCAACCGATGAGCAGTTAGATTTTCCAATTATTTATGCTTCTGCATTAAATGGTGTTGCGGGTCTTGAACACGATGATTTAGCAGAAGATATGACCCCATTATTTGAAGCGATTGTGAAACATGTTGAGCCACCAAAAGTGGAACTTGAGCAACCTTTCCAAATGCAAATCTCCCAATTAGATTACAACAGCTATGTTGGGGTAATCGGGATCGGACGTATTAAACGTGGTTCAGTTAAACCTAACCAAACCGTGAGCATTATTGATAGCGAAGGTAAAACCCGTACCGGTAAAATCGGTCAAGTACTCGGTCATTTAGGTTTGCAACGTTATGAAACAGAGCGTGCTTATGCCGGGGATATTATTGCGATCACGGGATTAGGTGAGTTAAATATTTCTGATACCATTTGCGATATTAACCATGTTGAAGCCTTACCCGCATTAAGCGTTGATGAACCTACGGTGACTATGTTCTTCTGTGTCAATACTTCACCTTTCTGTGGTAAAGAAGGGAAATATGTGACGTCTCGCCAAATTCTTGAGCGCTTAAATAAAGAATTGGTACACAACGTGGCATTACGAGTAGAAGAAACAGAAGATCCAGATGCTTTCCGTGTTTCGGGTCGTGGTGAATTACACCTTTCTGTTTTAATCGAGAATATGCGTCGTGAAGGCTATGAATTGGCTGTGTCACGCCCACGTGTTATCTATAAAGAAGTAGATGGACGTAAGCAAGAGCCATTTGAGCAAGTGACGATTGATATTGAAGAACAGCATCAAGGTTCAGTCATGGAAGCACTCGGTATTCGTAAAGGTGAAGTACGTGATATGGTGCCAGATGGTAAAGGACGTACCCGTTTGGAATATAACATTCCAAGCCGTGGCTTAATTGGTTTCCGTGGCGAATTTATGACGATGACCTCCGGTACTGGTTTACTTTATTCAAGTTTTAGTCACTATGATGATATTAAACTAGGTGAAATTGGACAACGTAAAAATGGTGTCTTAATTTCTAATGCGACTGGGAAGGCATTGGCTTACGCGTTATTTAGTTTACAGGAGCGTGGTAAATTAATGATTGAACATGGTACCGAAGTGTATGAAGGGCAAATTATCGGTATCCATAGCCGTTCAAATGACTTAACTGTGAACTGTTTGCAAGGTAAAAAATTAACTAACATGCGTGCCTCAGGTAAAGATGAAGCCGTTGTGTTAGTGCCACCTGTACGCTTTAGTTTAGAACAAGCGATTGAGTTTATTGATGATGATGAGTTGGTGGAAGTGACACCAAGCTCGATTCGTATCCGTAAAAAATTGTTAACGGAAACCGATCGTAAGCGTGCAAGTCGTACGACAACCAGTACTAGCACTCACTAGCTGAACATGCTTATTTTTAAAGACCGTGCGATTAAGCGCGGTCTTTTTTTAGTCGCATTAGTCTCGTGAAACGTGAATACTTTTTTTGATGTGTTTTAAGTTTGCTACGATAGTAAAGGTCATGATAACTAATAGCGCCCATGCACTCCATTTACTGACATGTACCATTGACCATGCTCCAATTTGATTAGGGTAGCGCCAGATGCCAATAAATGTTCCCATATTTTCAGCTAGCCAAATAAAGAAACCTATTAGCATAAATGCAAACAATAATGGCATTTTCCGTGGTTTATCGTAAGGGGTGAAATATACGATGGTACGCGCATATAACCCTAAAGCAAAAACAGCTAAATACCAGCGATAATCACCAATATAATGATGAGTGAAAAAATTTAGGTAAATAAGAATTGCAGTTAATGTGGATAAAAAATACGGTGGGTGACTTTTAATTTTGAGGTCAAATAAACGCCAAGCTTGAATGATATAACTACCCACTGCAGCATACATAAAACCTGTAAATAAGGGGACGCCATAGATTTTACTGTAAGCAAAATCAGGATAGGACCAAGATTGGATACTGCTTGAGGTTTTAAATAATTCTAGTGCGAAGCCAATAAGATGAAATAGTGTAATGGATTTGATTTCATCTAGTGTTTCAAATTTTGTATAAAACATGATAACTTGTAGTAAAATCGCAAAAATTAGAAGTACATCATAACGAGGTAGCCCTAAGAAACCTGCTTTTGGTGTGATAAACATGGCGATAAAGAATAAACCCGCAAATAAGCAGGCGCGAATTTCTTTTAAGCCAAAAAATAAAAATTCTATACTGAATCGTTTTATACCCGTGAGATGCTGAGTTTGGGGGTGTTGAATGAGCCAACTATCTATTTTATTTAGCATTTTTATCTGAATTTATATTGCGAAAGACGTTTATTATAAAAGAGAAAATCAATGAATTGTTCTTTTTTGATTAAAAAACAATCGATTGAACGGTTGTTAAGTTTTTCTTAATATTTGTATTGTTTAATACACTCATCAAAAGGCAAGTAGCTTTTTGAACCTTAATTTTTTATTAACATTTATATAGGAACAGATGATGAAAAAATTAATCGCATTGGCCTCAATTTTAGTTATTTCAGGTATGGCCGTCGCAAAAGGTGGTTTCCAAAACAATACGAATAATGCAGGTGGTGGTTTTGGACCAAATGCAGGTATTAATAGCGTGAGAGCTGCATTAAATGCACAAGATGATATGCCAGTTTCTATCGAAGGCTATATTGTTAGACAAATTGATGGTGATGAATTTATTTTCCGTGACGTAGCAGGTTCAGAAATCCGTATTGATGTCAGTGATCGTGCTTGGAATGGGCAAACTATTCAACCGAATGATTTGATCATTATTCAAGGCAAAGTCGATAAAGAGTGGAATAAAACCGATATCGATGTAAAAAATATCATTAAGAAATAATCTGTGCAGTGCGACAATGTCATATTAGTCGCACTTTTTCTTTTCTACCTCTTCTATATCTAAAATGCGTGCTTGCTGTTCCTCTGTTGCTTCCATTTTCCAACGAATATTAAATTCATGTAGTCTAATACCATAAACTCGTTCTAATGATTGCATCTTTTGATAGGCTGGGCGCGGATCTTGGGCAATTACCTCTGTGATAAAGCGCTTAAAGTGCGGTCGTTTTTTTTCGATTTTTTGTAGTGCGTTCTGTCCTTTTTCGCTAAATATGACTTGTAATGTACATTCTGGTTTTTCTTGAGCAAAACCCGATTTTGCCTCAGGTTCACTGTCAGCGTAAGCAAGATAAGGCTTAATATCAAAAATCGGCGTACCATCGACTAAATCTACAGCCCCTAAATGAAGGCGAACCTTGCCATTTTGACATTCCACTCGGCGTAATTCCACTTTCGATAAACCTAAGGGATTAGGTCTATGGGTTGAACGGGAGGCAAACACCCCTACACGTTGATTACCACCTAAACGTGGTGGTCTAACGGTTGGACGCCATTTTCCTGTAGCGACTCTATCAAATTGAAAAATCAACCATAGGTGACTAAATTGTGCTAATCCTCTGACCGTTTCTGCTTGATTATAAGGGGGGAGTAATTCTAGGATCCCTGTGCCATCTTGGACTAAGTTGGGCTGACGCGGTACCGAAAATTTTTCTTTATAAGGGGTATGAATAATACCAATCGCGTGTAACTGGAGTGATAAGTCAGACATATTTTCCTTCGTATGAAGATTTCGTGTAGAATAAAGTGATTTCAGTATTTTACGTAAAAGTACGTGAAAAATCGTGCTTTTTCTTTTAACAAGTGATGTTTATGACAAATAATGTATTAAAAAAGTGGGTGGAAACAGCAAGACCAAAAACCTTGCCATTGGCAATCGCATCTATTATCACTGGTGCTTCATTGGCTTTTTGGTCTGGCAAATTCAGTTGGACAATTACGGTATGGTGTTTAATCACGACGGTGTTGCTACAAATTCTCTCGAATTTTGCCAACGATTATGGTGATCACCAAAAAGGCTCGGATACGGCAGATCGAATTGGTCCCTTACGCGCAATTCAACAGGGTGAGATCAGCGCGAGTCAACTGAAAAAAGGGTTAATTGTTGTCGCCTTGGCGAGTCTATGTTCTGGTGCAATTTTAATTATTGTGGCATATCAATCCTTAGCGGATTTATTGGCGTTTAGTTTACTGGGGCTATTGGCAGTAGTTGCTGCAATTACCTACACCGTAGGGGCGAAACCTTATGGCTATATGGGATTGGGCGATTTATCAGTCTTGCTATTTTTTGGTTTACTTGGGGTTGGTGGAAGTTATTACCTACAAACCCAGCAGCTCAATTTAGCTATTTTATTACCGGCGTTTGCTTCAGGCTTATTAGCCAGTGCAGTATTAAATATCAATAATTTACGAGATATTGAACAAGATAGTCAAGTCGGTAAAAATACCTTAGCGGTACGTTTAGGCAGTGAAAAAGGTCGGATTTATCATGCATGTTTATTATTGGTGGCTATCCTTTGTTATTTGATTTTTACTTTGTGTTATGTGCAAAAACTGACAGGCTTTATTTTTCTTTTCGCGCTCCCTTTGTTTGTCAAACATGCGTTGTTTGTGTATCAAAATAAGTCACCACTCCAGTTACGCCCGATGTTGGCACAAATGTCCTTATTGGCGTTACTTATCAATCTGTTATTTAGTTTAGGCTTGCTTATCAGCTAGCAATAGGCATATACTAACGAAATGAATTTTCTTCAAAATAAGGTAATGTTATGTACATTGATACTTCTGAGCTTTGTGATATTTATCTTGATCAAGTGGATGTAGTTGAACCTATTTTTTCAAGTTTTGGTGGCGTAAATCGTTTTTATGGCAAAGTCACTACCGTAAAATGCTTTGAAAATAATGGCTTAATTACAGATATTTTAGAAGAGAACGGCGAAGGTCGTGTTTTATTGATTGATGGTGGTGGTGCAGTACGTCGTGCTTTAGTCGATGCAGAGCTCGCACAATTAGCAGTCGATAATGGTTGGGAAGGCATTATTGTTTATGGTGCGGTTCGTCAAATTCAACAACTCGAAGAGATGGACATTGGTATACACGCCTTAGCCCCTATTCCTGTGGGCGCAGATAAACAGAACATCGGTGAAATTGATGTACCAGTCAATTTTGGTGGTGTGACATTTTTCCCTGAAGATTATGTGTATGCTGATTTAACAGGTATTATTTTATCGCAAGAGCCTTTAGAGCTAGATGAGTTTAATGATGCGTAATTTGCGCTGATATGACATTGCATAAAAGTGCAGCTGAAAAAGTCAAATTTTCGCTGCACTTTTTTGTTGCGCGATTGTTTTTATGCGCTTGTTCACAAATCCATATAAAATGTGTTGCTTTTTATTAACACAATGGTAATTTTTCTAAAAGTTCTGTTCACACGTTGAACAGCTATTTTTCCCTTTTTTATCGTGGTTTATTTAGAAGGATAACATTATGAATCTCGCCGAAACACCAACAAAAAGTGGTTTTAATCGTAATGCCATTATTTTTTTATTCGATATTGTCATCTTTTTTATTTTATTGAATGTGTTACCTTTCGATGCTAAAGCCAATAAAGGTTTAGCCTTATTAGTCTTTATTGCGGTGCTCTGGTTGACGGAAGCATTACATGTGACAGTGACGGCATTATTAGTGCCTTTACTGGCGATTGGATTAGGTTTAGTCGCCACGAAGAATGCATTAGCTGCCTTTGCTGATCCAACGATTTTCCTCTTCTTTGGTGGTTTTGCATTAGCGACTGCATTACATATTCAAAAGTTGGATCGCATGATAGCCAATAAAATTATGGCATTAGCGAGAGGCAAATTATTTGTGGCCAGTATTTACTTGTTTTCTATTACTGCATTTTTGTCTATGTGGATGAGTAATACCGCGACAGCGGCAATGATGTTGCCATTAGCCATGGGAGTATTAAGCCAAATGGACAGAGAAGCAAATCATAATACTTATGTGTTCATTTTGTTAGGTATCGCCTATAGTGCCAACATCGGGGGAATGGGTACATTAGTGGGCAGCCCGCCGAATGCTATTGTTGCTTCACAATTAAAATTGACTTTCTCGGATTGGTTACAATATGGTTTACCTATCATGTTGATTTTAATGCCGCTCATGATTGGGACATTGTATTTGGTATTTAAACCAAAATTGAATGTGCGTTTTGAAAAGCATTTTGAAGTCATTGAAATGAATAAATCACGCATTATTACATTATGTATTTTTGTCACAATTGCATTGTGTTGGGTGTTTAGTAGTCAGATTAATCCGCTATTATCGAATTTATTAGGCTTAGAAAAGAAAATGGCGAGCTTTGATAGCGTAGTCGCCTTATTAGCGGCTGTGGTGATTTGTTCTACTGGCGTGGCAACCTGGAAACAAATTCAAGATAACACAGATTGGGGCGTTTTAATGTTGTTTGGTGGTGGCTTGACTTTAAGTGCCGTGTTACGCGATTCTGGTGCCAGTAAGATTTTAGCTGACGGTATTGTCTTCTTAATTGAAGGAGGACACTTTTATTTGATTGGTTTATTGGTTGCCGCATTTATTATTTTCTTAACTGAATTTACCTCCAATACAGCCAGTGCAGCGTTGTTAGTCCCTATTTTCATTTCCATTGCCCAGTCTTTAGGCATGCCAGAACTTGGACTTGCGTTAATTATCGGTTTAGGGGCATCTTGTGCCTTTATGCTACCGGTGGCGACACCACCGAATGCGATTGTCTTTGGTACAGGTGAGATTAGACAAAGTGAAATGGTGAGAGTAGGTGTGTTATTAAATATTGTCTGTATCTTTGTAATTGCGACAGTAGGCTATTTATTTTGGCTATAAAACATCGCTTGTGATGTAATTGAAACAAACAATCAGGTATTAAACAAAGTGCGGTGATTTCTAAAAAATCACCGCACTTTTTTGTGATGGATTGTTTATTTACCAATACAGAAAGAACTGAAAATATTGCCGAGTAAATCATCGGAAGTAAATTGCCCAGTAATTTCACTTAAATGATTCTGAACTCGACGTAATTCTTCTGCCAATAATTCGCCAGCATAGAATTGCGTTAATTGTACATGACCTTGTTGTAAATGCGTTGCTGCTTGTTCTAGTGCTTCAAGATGGCGACGGCGAGCGAGGAATCCTCCTTCCATATTGGTTTGATAACCCATGGATTGTTTGAGATGTTCACGCAATAGCGCAACCCCTTGTTGCGTTTTAGCGGAAAGAGTAATGACAGTATAACCATTTTGCTCCACTATGCCTTCATTTTCACCACTTAAATCCGCTTTATTACGTACAATCGTGACGGGAATATTGCTTGGCAATTTGGTTAAAAATTCTGACCGCACTTTTTCTAAATCTTGGTTATCGGCTTCTGTGCTATCTAACATTAACAAAATGCGATCAGCTTGTTCGATTTCACTCCAAGCACGCACGATTCCAATACGCTCGACTTCATCCGTAGCCTCTCGCAGACCGGCTGTATCAATAATGTGCAGTGGCATGCCATCAATATGAATATGTTCACGTAGC
It contains:
- the typA gene encoding translational GTPase TypA; its protein translation is MTDKIDINKLRNIAIIAHVDHGKTTLVDKLLQQSGTLEASRNESDERVMDSNDIEKERGITILAKNTAINWNDYRINIVDTPGHADFGGEVERVMSMVDCVLLIVDAFDGPMPQTRFVTQKAFAHGLKPIVVINKVDRPGARPDWVVDQVFDLFVNLGATDEQLDFPIIYASALNGVAGLEHDDLAEDMTPLFEAIVKHVEPPKVELEQPFQMQISQLDYNSYVGVIGIGRIKRGSVKPNQTVSIIDSEGKTRTGKIGQVLGHLGLQRYETERAYAGDIIAITGLGELNISDTICDINHVEALPALSVDEPTVTMFFCVNTSPFCGKEGKYVTSRQILERLNKELVHNVALRVEETEDPDAFRVSGRGELHLSVLIENMRREGYELAVSRPRVIYKEVDGRKQEPFEQVTIDIEEQHQGSVMEALGIRKGEVRDMVPDGKGRTRLEYNIPSRGLIGFRGEFMTMTSGTGLLYSSFSHYDDIKLGEIGQRKNGVLISNATGKALAYALFSLQERGKLMIEHGTEVYEGQIIGIHSRSNDLTVNCLQGKKLTNMRASGKDEAVVLVPPVRFSLEQAIEFIDDDELVEVTPSSIRIRKKLLTETDRKRASRTTTSTSTH
- a CDS encoding DUF817 domain-containing protein, which produces MLNKIDSWLIQHPQTQHLTGIKRFSIEFLFFGLKEIRACLFAGLFFIAMFITPKAGFLGLPRYDVLLIFAILLQVIMFYTKFETLDEIKSITLFHLIGFALELFKTSSSIQSWSYPDFAYSKIYGVPLFTGFMYAAVGSYIIQAWRLFDLKIKSHPPYFLSTLTAILIYLNFFTHHYIGDYRWYLAVFALGLYARTIVYFTPYDKPRKMPLLFAFMLIGFFIWLAENMGTFIGIWRYPNQIGAWSMVHVSKWSAWALLVIMTFTIVANLKHIKKSIHVSRD
- a CDS encoding YgiW/YdeI family stress tolerance OB fold protein, which translates into the protein MKKLIALASILVISGMAVAKGGFQNNTNNAGGGFGPNAGINSVRAALNAQDDMPVSIEGYIVRQIDGDEFIFRDVAGSEIRIDVSDRAWNGQTIQPNDLIIIQGKVDKEWNKTDIDVKNIIKK
- the tsaA gene encoding tRNA (N6-threonylcarbamoyladenosine(37)-N6)-methyltransferase TrmO yields the protein MSDLSLQLHAIGIIHTPYKEKFSVPRQPNLVQDGTGILELLPPYNQAETVRGLAQFSHLWLIFQFDRVATGKWRPTVRPPRLGGNQRVGVFASRSTHRPNPLGLSKVELRRVECQNGKVRLHLGAVDLVDGTPIFDIKPYLAYADSEPEAKSGFAQEKPECTLQVIFSEKGQNALQKIEKKRPHFKRFITEVIAQDPRPAYQKMQSLERVYGIRLHEFNIRWKMEATEEQQARILDIEEVEKKKCD
- a CDS encoding 1,4-dihydroxy-2-naphthoate polyprenyltransferase, which translates into the protein MTNNVLKKWVETARPKTLPLAIASIITGASLAFWSGKFSWTITVWCLITTVLLQILSNFANDYGDHQKGSDTADRIGPLRAIQQGEISASQLKKGLIVVALASLCSGAILIIVAYQSLADLLAFSLLGLLAVVAAITYTVGAKPYGYMGLGDLSVLLFFGLLGVGGSYYLQTQQLNLAILLPAFASGLLASAVLNINNLRDIEQDSQVGKNTLAVRLGSEKGRIYHACLLLVAILCYLIFTLCYVQKLTGFIFLFALPLFVKHALFVYQNKSPLQLRPMLAQMSLLALLINLLFSLGLLIS
- the rraA gene encoding ribonuclease E activity regulator RraA, whose translation is MYIDTSELCDIYLDQVDVVEPIFSSFGGVNRFYGKVTTVKCFENNGLITDILEENGEGRVLLIDGGGAVRRALVDAELAQLAVDNGWEGIIVYGAVRQIQQLEEMDIGIHALAPIPVGADKQNIGEIDVPVNFGGVTFFPEDYVYADLTGIILSQEPLELDEFNDA
- a CDS encoding DASS family sodium-coupled anion symporter, with amino-acid sequence MNLAETPTKSGFNRNAIIFLFDIVIFFILLNVLPFDAKANKGLALLVFIAVLWLTEALHVTVTALLVPLLAIGLGLVATKNALAAFADPTIFLFFGGFALATALHIQKLDRMIANKIMALARGKLFVASIYLFSITAFLSMWMSNTATAAMMLPLAMGVLSQMDREANHNTYVFILLGIAYSANIGGMGTLVGSPPNAIVASQLKLTFSDWLQYGLPIMLILMPLMIGTLYLVFKPKLNVRFEKHFEVIEMNKSRIITLCIFVTIALCWVFSSQINPLLSNLLGLEKKMASFDSVVALLAAVVICSTGVATWKQIQDNTDWGVLMLFGGGLTLSAVLRDSGASKILADGIVFLIEGGHFYLIGLLVAAFIIFLTEFTSNTASAALLVPIFISIAQSLGMPELGLALIIGLGASCAFMLPVATPPNAIVFGTGEIRQSEMVRVGVLLNIVCIFVIATVGYLFWL